Proteins encoded within one genomic window of Humulus lupulus chromosome 1, drHumLupu1.1, whole genome shotgun sequence:
- the LOC133791776 gene encoding F-box protein SKIP17-like isoform X2, with translation MDTLLLTLSSMAKRPCPSQNPTIQNPNLDFDMDVDMDHLLETILLRQHSPPDSSPSSSSIDLSFERLLDSRTSDSDQTQLIDRAMGLGTLLLEAGKRSARKRASKHNSFAWALPPDLTIKVFSMLDTQSLCYAAATCSMFNKCATDPSCYANLDLTTDVPKVNNAVVSTMIHRAGKSLQSLKLGVVQGPNVLAGSSQPLVYTIRNSVEVSNFSWNDKRSRQGKESSILTRSCLSPLVGDSGAPGTLLRRLHLYNIERMDNTSLCGALTACPSLLDLEIVGLHVELRQTLMSVSANCHLIERLFFESSKTGRDDSLKSPTCVDFVNNCPNLTSLALRGFKLHDYKVRILVKGFRKLKYVDFSTSYSITGTFLRNLGSSLGGNFLEFLILRDCMHLKEVEVVRLLTTIIAGDFKYLRTLDISNREGLASESDCVIPIKQVLDARPDICLLAEFPSEGSYIEIDQIFESELNSDISLPSQLSSHTSDGSMFMSFSESSYNSDHGSGNEDGRDAGFVVFEESSDEVDFIVV, from the exons ATGGATACCCTTCTCCTCACCTTGTCTTCCATGGCTAAGCGACCTTGTCCTTCTCAAAACCCTACAATCCAAAACCCTAACCTCGATTTCGATATGGATGTCGACATGGACCACCTCCTTGAGACAATCCTTCTTCGCCAGCACTCCCCTCCCGACTCATCCCCGTCCTCTTCTTCCATCGATCTCTCCTTCGAGAGGCTCCTCGACTCCAGGACCTCCGATTCGGATCAGACTCAGCTCATCGATCGCGCCATGGGTTTGGGAACTCTGCTCCTTGAGGCTGGTAAGCGCTCTGCCAGAAAACGCGCCTCAAAGCACAATTCTTTTGCCTGGGCTCTCCCTCCCGACCTCACCATCAAG GTCTTTTCCATGCTGGATACACAAAGCCTTTGTTATGCAGCAGCTACTTGTTCTATGTTTAACAAATGTGCCACAGATCCCTCATGCTATGCCAACCTTGATCTGACAACTGATGTCCCCAAAGTTAACAATGCAGTAGTATCCACAATGATCCACCGAGCAGGGAAATCCCTTCA GTCTTTGAAGCTTGGTGTAGTTCAAGGTCCAAATGTATTGGCTGGATCCAGTCAGCCACTAGTTTACACAATTAGAAATTCTGTAGAAGTATCTAACTTTTCGTGGAACGACAAACGATCTAGACAAGGGAAAGAGTCATCTATTCTAACCCGATCTTGTTTAAGCCCTTTAGTTGGTGACAGTGGTGCTCCAGG GACCCTTTTGAGAAGGTTGCACCTTTACAACATTGAAAGAATGGATAACACATCACTTTGTGGGGCATTGACGGCTTGCCCATCTCTCCTTGATTTGGAAATCGTTGGCCT CCATGTTGAGTTGAGGCAAACATTGATGTCAGTTAGTGCAAACTGTCATCTGATAGAGCGTTTGTTCTTTGAATCTTCAAAAACAG GTAGAGATGACAGTTTGAAATCACCAACCTGCGTTGATTTTGTGAATAATTGTCCTAATCTGACTTCATTGGCTCTTAGGGGATTTAAGCTGCATGATTATAAAGTTCGCATACTTGTTAAG GGATTTAGAAAACTAAAATACGTTGACTTTTCAACATCCTATTCTATAACTGGAACTTTTCTGAG GAACCTTGGAAGCAGCTTGGGGGGGAATTTCCTAGAATTCTTGATTTTACGGGACTGCATGCATCTGAAAGAG GTTGAAGTTGTTCGGCTTTTGACTACTATTATCGCAGGGGATTTCAAGTACCTCAGAACTCTT GACATATCTAATAGGGAAGGTTTGGCTTCGGAGAGTGACTG TGTAATCCCGATAAAGCAGGTGTTGGATGCAAGACCTGACATCTGTTTGCTGGCTGAGTTTCCATCAGAAGGAAG TTACATTGAGATTGATCAAATATTTGAGAGTGAGCtaaatagtgatatcagtctGCCATCACAACTGAGCAGTCACACTTCAGATGGTTCAATGTTTATGAGTTTTTCTGAAAGCAGTTACAATAGTGACCATGGTAGTGGCAACGAGGATGGTCGAGATGCtggttttgttgtttttgaggAAAGCTCAGATGAGGTGGACTTTATTGTTGTGTGA
- the LOC133791772 gene encoding uncharacterized protein LOC133791772, with protein MRDFPSCFGENGIQVADSSSSSTSKNAQNLVTCVYQCKLRGRLCLITVTWTKNLMGQGLSIGIDDSANQCHCKVDIKPWLFSKRKGSKNLEVDSSKIEMYWDLTNAKFGAGPEPLEGFYLAIIFNGEMILLLGDLKREACRKIDSEPGRCNAILIAKREHLFGKKFYVAKAQFIDKGQTHDVAIECDTVGLSDPSLVIRIDSKPVMQVKRLKWKFRGNYTILVDGLPVEVFWDVHNWLFGNAMGNAVFMFQTSLSAEKLWSSQSVFDPSLLTRACSQQMKDCQSQGLGFSLVLYAWKNE; from the coding sequence ATGAGGGATTTTCCTTCTTGTTTTGGTGAAAATGGTATTCAAGTTGCTGATTCTTCATCTTCGAGCACTAGTAAAAATGCTCAGAACTTGGTTACCTGTGTGTATCAATGCAAATTACGTGGTCGTTTATGCTTGATTACCGTAACATGGACCAAGAATCTGATGGGTCAAGGCCTTAGCATTGGGATAGACGATTCGGCCAACCAATGCCACTGTAAGGTTGATATAAAGCCATGGTTGTTCTCCAAGAGAAAAGGGTCTAAAAACTTGGAGGTGGATTCAAGCAAAATTGAGATGTATTGGGACTTGACTAATGCCAAATTTGGTGCTGGCCCGGAACCATTAGAAGGGTTTTACTTAGCTATCATATTCAATGGAGAAATGATTCTACTTCTTGGGGACTTGAAAAGAGAGGCATGTAGGAAGATTGACTCCGAACCAGGGCGTTGTAATGCCATTCTTATTGCCAAGAGAGAGCACTTATTTGGGAAGAAATTCTATGTTGCCAAGGCTCAGTTTATTGATAAGGGTCAGACACATGATGTTGCTATTGAGTGCGACACTGTTGGGCTCAGTGATCCTAGTCTTGTGATACGCATTGATAGTAAGCCAGTGATGCAGGTGAAGAGGCTGAAATGGAAGTTCAGGGGAAACTACACCATTTTGGTTGATGGGTTACCAGTTGAAGTATTTTGGGATGTTCACAATTGGCTCTTTGGCAATGCCATGGGAAATGCAGTTTTTATGTTCCAAACTTCTCTCTCAGCTGAGAAGCTTTGGTCTAGCCAATCTGTATTTGATCCTTCGCTACTGACTCGGGCTTGTTCTCAGCAAATGAAAGATTGTCAATCACAAGGTCTGGGTTTCTCCCTAGTATTGTATGCTTGGAAGAATGAATAG
- the LOC133791776 gene encoding F-box protein SKIP17-like isoform X1: protein MDTLLLTLSSMAKRPCPSQNPTIQNPNLDFDMDVDMDHLLETILLRQHSPPDSSPSSSSIDLSFERLLDSRTSDSDQTQLIDRAMGLGTLLLEAGKRSARKRASKHNSFAWALPPDLTIKVFSMLDTQSLCYAAATCSMFNKCATDPSCYANLDLTTDVPKVNNAVVSTMIHRAGKSLQSLKLGVVQGPNVLAGSSQPLVYTIRNSVEVSNFSWNDKRSRQGKESSILTRSCLSPLVGDSGAPGTLLRRLHLYNIERMDNTSLCGALTACPSLLDLEIVGLHVELRQTLMSVSANCHLIERLFFESSKTGRDDSLKSPTCVDFVNNCPNLTSLALRGFKLHDYKVRILVKGFRKLKYVDFSTSYSITGTFLRNLGSSLGGNFLEFLILRDCMHLKEVEVVRLLTTIIAGDFKYLRTLDISNREGLASESDWYDRCYTSSVIPIKQVLDARPDICLLAEFPSEGSYIEIDQIFESELNSDISLPSQLSSHTSDGSMFMSFSESSYNSDHGSGNEDGRDAGFVVFEESSDEVDFIVV, encoded by the exons ATGGATACCCTTCTCCTCACCTTGTCTTCCATGGCTAAGCGACCTTGTCCTTCTCAAAACCCTACAATCCAAAACCCTAACCTCGATTTCGATATGGATGTCGACATGGACCACCTCCTTGAGACAATCCTTCTTCGCCAGCACTCCCCTCCCGACTCATCCCCGTCCTCTTCTTCCATCGATCTCTCCTTCGAGAGGCTCCTCGACTCCAGGACCTCCGATTCGGATCAGACTCAGCTCATCGATCGCGCCATGGGTTTGGGAACTCTGCTCCTTGAGGCTGGTAAGCGCTCTGCCAGAAAACGCGCCTCAAAGCACAATTCTTTTGCCTGGGCTCTCCCTCCCGACCTCACCATCAAG GTCTTTTCCATGCTGGATACACAAAGCCTTTGTTATGCAGCAGCTACTTGTTCTATGTTTAACAAATGTGCCACAGATCCCTCATGCTATGCCAACCTTGATCTGACAACTGATGTCCCCAAAGTTAACAATGCAGTAGTATCCACAATGATCCACCGAGCAGGGAAATCCCTTCA GTCTTTGAAGCTTGGTGTAGTTCAAGGTCCAAATGTATTGGCTGGATCCAGTCAGCCACTAGTTTACACAATTAGAAATTCTGTAGAAGTATCTAACTTTTCGTGGAACGACAAACGATCTAGACAAGGGAAAGAGTCATCTATTCTAACCCGATCTTGTTTAAGCCCTTTAGTTGGTGACAGTGGTGCTCCAGG GACCCTTTTGAGAAGGTTGCACCTTTACAACATTGAAAGAATGGATAACACATCACTTTGTGGGGCATTGACGGCTTGCCCATCTCTCCTTGATTTGGAAATCGTTGGCCT CCATGTTGAGTTGAGGCAAACATTGATGTCAGTTAGTGCAAACTGTCATCTGATAGAGCGTTTGTTCTTTGAATCTTCAAAAACAG GTAGAGATGACAGTTTGAAATCACCAACCTGCGTTGATTTTGTGAATAATTGTCCTAATCTGACTTCATTGGCTCTTAGGGGATTTAAGCTGCATGATTATAAAGTTCGCATACTTGTTAAG GGATTTAGAAAACTAAAATACGTTGACTTTTCAACATCCTATTCTATAACTGGAACTTTTCTGAG GAACCTTGGAAGCAGCTTGGGGGGGAATTTCCTAGAATTCTTGATTTTACGGGACTGCATGCATCTGAAAGAG GTTGAAGTTGTTCGGCTTTTGACTACTATTATCGCAGGGGATTTCAAGTACCTCAGAACTCTT GACATATCTAATAGGGAAGGTTTGGCTTCGGAGAGTGACTGGTATGATAGATGTTACACCTCTAG TGTAATCCCGATAAAGCAGGTGTTGGATGCAAGACCTGACATCTGTTTGCTGGCTGAGTTTCCATCAGAAGGAAG TTACATTGAGATTGATCAAATATTTGAGAGTGAGCtaaatagtgatatcagtctGCCATCACAACTGAGCAGTCACACTTCAGATGGTTCAATGTTTATGAGTTTTTCTGAAAGCAGTTACAATAGTGACCATGGTAGTGGCAACGAGGATGGTCGAGATGCtggttttgttgtttttgaggAAAGCTCAGATGAGGTGGACTTTATTGTTGTGTGA